The Juglans microcarpa x Juglans regia isolate MS1-56 chromosome 8D, Jm3101_v1.0, whole genome shotgun sequence genomic sequence tcacgtcaaatcatatcaatttataaatttacttttttagaatatatatcatacacatcgatttgaaaatagaatagaaaaagacaaaaatggcACCTACACGATAAGATCAATAATTACTAGTGGATTTAATGCAGacaaattcttctcatcagtcagTATTATTCACTACTCCACACcccacactctatgaaaaacacTTCATACTCTATGACAAACACtctcacatcttatgaaaaagcagatgtgagagtgaatagtagctgccATGTAATAAATCCTTTTAATGCAACCAAAATATATAGATCTGCATCTTATTTCAGCAAAAAATATCTCCagatcaataataataaataaataaataaacaaattatgaAAGTTAAGATCAAAACCCAACACTGATTTTGCTAAAATGCGAGTGTATGAgctaaaataatagaaaattagCAAACATACTTTGATTTCCCCTTTTGTTAAGCTCTGGCTAATTGCCTAAAACCGACTGCTAGCTACATGCATGCCACGTCCACGGAGTGAAGGACTAGgcaccgagagagggagagctcATGTActaggagagagagggagctgctATTTGTAGACGTTGGGCTGAGATTAGGAAACTTCGAAActacaaaaatgaagaagaattacaaaaattacaatAGATGCCATTGTGACATAATATCCAGatgaaattttcaaacaaaaattttatgtacagtCACTTTTACGTATTCTAATAAAGCAATTGattgcatcatttttttaatataaaataactattttgatCAATTACATCAGCAGAgtgcacaaaaaatatataaaaataactatacgCAGCAAAACTCATTACCAAAATAGTTTGGAATATACCCTAaacaatttgaaatttaaagcgAAACAGAATGAATGGTTAAAGTACTATGtcgataataaataaataaataaaagatagtcTTTTTAGCTTTAGGAGCCATGATCcacataaaaatgtgctttataagagtatgagttttgctactcatcatcatcacacaccacacactacattttttttattttctaaattttttttaaaattcttttttagttttatttttcttaaacttattgaattcttgaactcatcatctatataccacacatttagtaagaaaaataaataaaaaataaaaataagtgtagtATGTGGTGTGTTAGAAtgataaattgaatttttcatAAGAGTATACCTAACTATcctaacatttaaaattatttccagTCATTaggaattttgatatttttattcatgtacGTACACTTACCatatgacatattttaaatgattttatacgtctaattattttatatgattaaaaaaataagattaaagatgtcatttttcattttaagagAGGTGATAATTAAGTAGACAACTACTCTACATCTTTCTATcaagtaattattattatttcttaaattcaaaactactaaaattaaataaaatttacataaatttacatttttattacaCATATAGTTGTATGCCTGTTTACTATGAGTGCAATCTCCTTGTTATTTTCTTGACTGATCATGATCACCTCGTGAAAGACGTTGCTGTAACTTGCGGTTCAATGGATGCTTGATAGATAAGACAGCAAGACCAGAAGCTTGAAAGGCCTCAATTTATGAAAAGCTATATATAGCACTTGGATGCTTACTTTGTAGACACTCTAAGCACCAATCTGGTACAAATAATCGaatctttccctttttttcttcagaaaagaagagagagaagaaaaaagaaagaagaggagaatATTGGTATATAGCAAAGCTATAAATCTCTTTGCTTGAGAATTGAGTATCAGATCGTTTTTATATAGTACTGAATTTCTTCTACAATTAATTGTTTAGAGAAGAATTGGTAAAAAGTTTCTTGTCTTTCTCATTGATCTTTGTAACAATATATAGACATCCGTATACGACTttacaaggaaagaaaataaaatcagctTTACAAATCAATTATACAAGTAAACATATATTCTGTAATGGTGAGATTGCTAGAATCATGGAGTTGCTAGTATGTAATACCCCCCTCAAATTGGCGTATGAAGATCCGTAATACCCACTTGCAAGATAAGTAATTAAAAAGATTAGATCCCAaggctttggtgaagatatcggCAATTTGCTCGGAAGATGGAAGATGAGCGGTGGCGAAGAGACCAGAACGAGGCTTGTCGCATACAATGTGGCAGTCAATCTCAATGTGTTTGATACACTCACGAAAAACTGGATTTTGAGCAATGTGGAGGGCTGACTGATTGTCCCAATAGAGAGTCATAGGAGTTTTATGTTAGATGCCGAGGTCATGAAGGAGCTGCTGTAAGAAGCCTGCGGTGGAGCGTCGAGTAGTAGGACAACTAACCCAATCAGATTCTGTGTAAGCACTAACATGAAGATCATTAGAAGAGGGAAAGAAAATGTCTTATCCTGGAGCGCCTTTAAAGTTGCGGAGAACACGAGTGGCGACTGTCATGTGAGGAATCCTGTgagcatgcatgaattgactGAGAATATTGACTGCAAAGACGATGTTGGGTTTGGTGATGGTGAGATAGATGAGTTGTCCAACTAACCGTCGGTAAGGAGCAGGATTAGGAAGAGGGTCACCCTTAGTATCGTTGAGCTTCAGATTTTGTTCCATGGGAAATAGAGCAAGACGAGAGCCAAGTTGACCACTATCGGCAAGAATGTCCAAGGCATATTTTCGCTGATTAAGAAAAATGCCAGAAGGAGAGCAAGCGACTTCAAGTccaaggaaatatttgaaaggTCGAAGATCTTTGGTTTTGAAGTAAGTCGAAATAACATATTTGAAAAAGGTGACTTGAGGGAGATCATTGCCAGCAACCAAGATGTCGTCCACATATACTAGAAAAAGTGTAAGAGTAGTAGGAGTAGTCAAGGTGAACAGAGAGTGCTCTACCTGAGATTGAACAAAACCTGCATTAAGAAGAACAGACGTTAGTTTGAAAACCAGTTGCGGGacgcttgcttgaggccatagggGGATTTCCGAAGACGGCATACGCGGGTCTCCCCCTTTATACAATATCCAGGTGGTGGGGTTATGTAAACTTCTTTATCAAGTTCGTCATGCAGGAAGGCATTGTGGACGTCCATTGGGTGAATGATCCAATTTTTTGTGGTAACAACGGCGAGTACATAGCGGACTGTGGGCATTTTGGCTACTGGAGCAAATGTTTCATGGTAGTCTATGCCTTCCACTTGAGTGTAGCCTTTGGCCACTAGTCAGGCCTTATAGCGCTCAGCAGTACCGCCAACTCGGAGTTTGGTcttaaaaacccatttgcaaccgaTGGGTTTCTTACCATTGGGGAGAGGTTTAAGTGTCCAAGTGGAGTTTTCTTCAAGGGCACGTAATTCAAAGGTCATAGCTTCACTCCAGTAAGAGTGGTGATTAGCTTCTAAGTAACAGGTAGGTTCAACAGATGCAGTAAGGGCAGTTAAGAAAGAATAATGAACAGGTGAAAAACGAGAGTAAgacaaaaaaatagataaaggaTGAGAAGTACCTGAGGACTGTGCAGCGGTCGAAGAAGTAATGGACTCCGTGGGTATGGTGGGGCAAACATAATCAAGAAGGTGTGATGGTCGAGTGATGTGGCGACAGGAACAGGAAGGTGGGATAGATTCAGGGGCAGGATCAGGGTTTATGGTTGGTGATGAGGGAGGTGAGATAGGTTCCGGAATAGGTAAGGGAATAATGATGGAGTTAGGGGAAGGTGGAGTGGCAATATGTTGGAAAGGAAATTGGTCTTCATGAAATGTGTCATCTCACGAATAGAAAATGGTGTCAGTGTCGAGGTTATATAATTTCTAAGCTTTGTGGATGCCAGGATAACCAATGAAGACACAACGGGATGCTCGGGGTGAGAATTTATCTCGACTGGCTGTGAGAGTCTGGGCATAACTTAGATAACCAAAAACACGTAGGTGGGTGTAAGTAGGTTGTGTGCTGCGAAGAAGTtgaaaattagttttattttggagAAACTGGCTAGGGTCCGATTGATGAGGTAGGCAACAGTGAGGATGCATTCGCCCCAAAATTTAAGAGGTAAATGTGCCTAAAAGCAAAGACTTCATGCTACATTCAGAAGGTGCCTGTGTTTACACTcggcaacaccattttgttggggagttTCAACACAGGTACATTCATGAATGATGTCatagttttgaaaataattttggagATTATGAGATAGAAATTCTTGGCCATTGTCCGTGCAGAAAAATTTGACTGtggaattgaattgagttttaaCGAGTGAAAAGAAGTGCATTAAATGActaaaggtttttttatttaaaacgcATTTAATAAATCCATGTTGTgcgtgagaaatcatcaacaatagtcAAAAAATAATAAGCGCCAGAAATAGAAGTAGTGGAATATccaccccaaatatcacaataaAGTCGATTAAAAGGAATCATACTTTTATTAGCATTAATTTGAAATGGTAAGCAGGTGTGCTAGAACGAGCACAAATGTCACAATGAGAAATAGTACAAGGACTATCAAAattagaggaaaaaagaaaactggaaGGATGACCTAAACGTTGATGTCATAAGGCCTTATTATCAAGTTTGTGAGCAGAGAAGGCAGCGGATTGTTGGGGATGAAAGATGTAGAGTCCATTGCAAGCTTCACCTATTCCAATCAGCCTCGTTAATTGATGGTCCTGGAAAAAAACATTAGAGGATGAGAAAGTGACAACACAGGATAAGTGGCTAGTTATTTGAGGGATAGAGAGGAGATTATAATGAAATGAAGGGACAAATAAGACATTTAACAAAGTTAGGGTTTCAGATAGAGGGATGGAGCCAACTCCTTCAACTGGGATGGCCTCTCCCGTGGGCAATCTGATCTGTTGAGCCATGGGTGGCTCTTGGAGGTCCAAGAAAAGGGATTGGCAATGGCTCATGTGATCACTAGAGCCACTGTCGATGATCCAATCCTTCTGAGGGTCGAAAATGGGAGGAATTGTGGAGGAGTCACTCACGAAGTTGGCTGTCAAAGGAGAAGGGCGAAGCAAACTCATCAGTTGCTGGTAGCTTTCAGGAGAGAGACCTAGTATCGGGCTCGAAGGGGAGGCATCAGTGAGAAGGAATAGGGAAGAAGGGTTGGGAGAATCTGAGGCGGATGTCATCGGCAAGAAAATAGAGGTATATTTTAGGATCTTATTTGGGTTGATACCTTGTTAAGAGAAGAATTGGTAAAAGGTTTCTTGTATTTCTCTTTGATCTTTGTAAGAATATATAGACATCCGTATATGACTttaaatggaaagaaaataaaatcagctTTACAAATCGGTTATACAAGTAAACATATATTCTGTAATAGTGAGATTGCTAGAATCATGGGATTGCTAGAATCATAGAATTAATAGAATCATGGAGTTGCTAGAATCATGGAGTTGCTAGTCTGTAATATTAATCTTAGTTGCCAATTGGGGGCTTTGAAAATGTCCTATCCAATTTCCTTGTATATAAATTTGACATGAGATAAAAGGAATGTACATACAAAAGATGGTTTGGGTTCACTAACTATTTGTTCTAATTTTTGGCCTTAGCATTTGTAATGCCTCAAGAGAGGTCCAATCTACATCTGGAACCTACTCCAAGAGATAGTACAATTGAACCATGTTAGGGTCATTAAAATGAGTAACGTGAAATTCCCGACACCACCTACACTCATACTCTAAAAGTCATTCTATGATAGGTGGCATGTCAAGTCTCACACCTTGGTTGAGATAGGCTCTTACCATTTGATTCTATCATAGGTGCCACAGTTCAAGTCCCTCTTGAAAAGCTCTAAGGGAGGCCGAAGCCAGATATGAGACATActtcaaaagaactagtcaatagTATAATTGAAAGCCTATTAAAATCATTATGAAGAGCAATAAATTCTTCGTCCCAGACAATGTAGAATTTCATACATCACCtgcactttttttaaaacattgtcGAACTGAATTTGTACACACTCTAGGCACCAATTGTCTAGTCCATGCCCTCTTGTACTGGACAACATAGTTTTGTGCCTTTTAAGACCCATGTTTCCAATTGTAAGGGACCCATGTTTCCAATTGTAAGGCTTGTCAAGCATATGAATtcaacatcttatttttttttcttttttcttcttggttTGTTGCATAATGTTGATGATTCAAACTAATGGAAAGAATTTAAACATTATATACCTAATTACCTATGGTGACTACAAAACATCTACGATAAAAGGAAATACAAACACTAGAAAAGCAATACAACAATAATGATAAGATCAAGAAATACAGACAAATAAAGAACCACAGTCTATAAATAGCACTAAGTTACTAAGTAAAATCCAcgacataaaaaataagaagttaCAAAACTCTAAATTGCCAAATGCCAATTCTCAAACAAGAATGATGTATCTCAAGGAATGACACCTCCTCAAACAATGCAAGAAAAAAACACACATATTTTATTAGCCCGGAATTCACAAACCAACAAGAATTAGGAAAGATAAGAAACCATTAAGTCACAAatcaattttcatcaatttGATTAGGCTGGAATGGATTAAgtactttttttaatacatgtttacAATAAAAcaaagagttattctattcttaagACAGTATGTAGAATACATTATCCATATTATTTGATGTAtggtaatatttgatttgtaaaattcaaaatttaaaatttatcttcttaaTCAAATTATATTGCATAAGCATTTTACTACATTTACTCTAACCggcttgagaataaaatttctctaaaataaaactcaaaattgtcataaatatttattaacggatttataataagtttgaagtAATAAATCTATGAGCATTTACCATGTCATGACTCGGCCCAATCCCAAAGCCCAAAAACCCATACCCAGCCCTCCGATGTTAGGAAAAACAAAAGCACCAAAATAGTGTGCTTTGTGAGTTAAGCCCTAAGCATCCTATTGTTTCTTCTCCCCCagcccaactctctctctctctctctctctctctccctttgttATGATCCTATCATGATGCAGCATCATCTGTTGGAGAGTATCGTGGCCTGCAACGTAGCGTTTTGATGAGGAGGGAAGAAATATCGTGATCTGAAATGTAGTGTTTTATTTCTATTACGAATGTGTAATATGCAGCGTTTGGTATCTATAAACCAAACAGTGCGTTTCTATCATTTACTGTCATTTATGTTCTTGCAGTACGGGTTATTTTATCTTGCCTGTTGGTTTGTTATGGACGCGGGGTACATGGGAAAGGGGCACAGTGAGTGAAAGAGAGAAAGGAATCTAAGTCTGTTGTTGAGTGTCCTGAAGGAAGAATCCCCTCGAAGAATTCTAGCGTGACTATCTAATACTATTTTCgtattttcatcttcttttttcatgtgttcatctcttttacattttatcaaatacaTTGCATGCATACTACATTTCCAACACAACAGCCCACCTTCAAGTCTAtcacatttccttactacaacACAGTAAGATTCACGAGGTTCATAACAGCCTTTGGGTTTCTTTTCCCTCTGCCTTTGCTATCTTTTCTATCTCCAGTTGTAGCACCAAGCCATGCCATGACTATGACCTTGTTTAGGAACAcaagtattttcatatatttttagatatttttctgatattttctttttttaaatattactcaaacacaaaataatttttaatttcaaatttttaattttttcatctaatcattatctaattattattataattttctcaaactcttcaacaaaatacaaaaaataataaaaaaattcaaatctcaaaataaaaataattatttttaccgTCGATCGTCATGACAAAGAcgaaccaaacaaaacaaaacaaaaatgtgatagaatatatataaatatatatatatatacatatattagcATGACTTTAGAGAGTCGTTTTGTGACGCATCTGTTCCCACGTCACCAAAGGTGTATTATATATTGCACTTtggaatttttttcatttcctctttgaaagggaaaaaaaaccaaTCGATGAGATagaataattttagataaaaattaaaagttgaataaaatattattagaatattattttataatattattattatttaaaaatttaaaaaattgaattatttattatattttttataaattttaaaaaaattataataataaaatgagataatataagataaaattgtTTATGTATGAAAAATGTACCTTATAAGCCATGCTCTTGATGACCAGGAGAAACACGAAGTCAagaagatttaataattaaaattataaggaAAGTGAACCAAAAGCTGGAAATAATTCCCATCTactttttttgcttttccatCTCATGTTCAGAAATTTTCTTCAGGACCTTCATCTGCATGCAACTAACACATGATGCTTTGATCGATGTTGCCGACGCGCGATTAATAATGCTAGCTTTACGATTACACGGATGATTCTCTACTTCTTCTTTTCcatctcaaattattttttttattattattgatttattgAGAATGAGAGGGCATGAGCTTCCAACATTATATCAATTAGTATTAATTTAGTACATGGATTAGTTTACAGGGACAAAAAAGTACTGACGGATTTGGGAAATTTTCTGTGGGGCTAAGCTgtaatattaagataaatacaTAGAGATAATTACTACAAAGATAGTTTAAGAtgtagaagatatatataatattagagttttgttatatacaaaCAAGTTTACGTACCAATCtgcatactaatattattatcttcatatttcaaatttaaattaatattatttttaataaaatctactttctgaccaattatattaaatagatGTGCATATTAGTACGTAAAAtcacttacaattaaatttttccgtAATATtatcaaatacttttttttccctttttcctcactttttataactatatatgttACTTATTGAAAGTTTATTGTGAGATTACGtgaatcataaataataataataataataatttaaaatatggtaAACTCTCCCACCTTAAGAGTGTCATGTCATGCATTAAATATGTTTGCAATAaaataattcctcctcctaacAGTACATAATATGGAGGCCCGACATAGCCTTTGTTCTCATGTGTACAAAATATGCTACGTACTCGCTCTTCATGCGGTCGAATTCAACTCATGTCATAATTGAGTTCTACGCTCATTCTTTATAAGATGGAGTACATCTTCCGTCATAATCGAGCTGCGCGCTTGTACCTTACATGATAAAGAACATATTTCACTAAGTGATATAAGAGGATTCAAGTCAGATGATTGAGTTATCAGACTACATGTTGACTATGCTGAAATACCTTGAGGTGGAAGATCAGTACAAAAAAGGTAGGAGATCGTGATCTTTCCTTGATTGAGACAATTTTAGACACGTTTCGATATTTTGGTCTTAACTTTGGTTACGGGTATTAGAATCGTGCATATGATCGTAATTCAGAAAGCTCTTTTTGGCGCACACGTCGTAGACACTTAGCTATGCTATGTGTGCATCATTTTCGAGACAAAAGTCTAATATTTTTCCcattgattttctatttttagttatttttttgtcttttatggcAATATTTCATTTACTGTTTTGGTTGTGATTTTGAACTCGATTTGGGCCAGATCTTTGAcagattatttcttttattacgTATTTAATTTTGGCGTAATCATTGAGATTTTgctatttttagtaaaattctGATACAGTTGATTTTCAACTATTACAACCAGACTTATGAGTTTATTTCGTCATtcttgaatattgataattttgaattgaacatcAAATGTATTTTCTCTGTGTTTTTGGGGGCGATTCTCTTGTCTTCTTTCCTATGAATTATCTGTTGAAACTAGCTTGCACAATTATCGCTATTTTGCCTTGCGTCAGTTAGTATCAGATCTTTAGCATCTTTCCTGGGGTGATTCTCATCAGTTTTCATGGCTAGTGGTCGTGTTCATGGTTGTTGTGGGTAGGTTCCGAACAAGTAAATCTTGCACCATGATCGAAGAGTTCAAAATGTGATGATTGAAGATTTGCAGACACAAGTTACAGAGTTAACTCGACGTCTAAAGGCATAGAATTTCGGCAATCGTGACATGGAAGATCACGATTCTGATTCCAGTTTTGAAAGCCCATATCACCAACGTCCTTTATACCAGGAGTACCATGGTCGGGAGGAACGTCATGGGGACCTCAGCTTCCGAGTGGATCTACCCGAGTTTTCTGCTACGTTACAGGCTAAAGAGTTCATTGATTGGTTGCATGAGGTGGAGCGGATTTTTCACTATAAGGAGGTTCATGATCGTGTTAAAGTGAAACTGATCGCCATCAAACTCAAAGGTAGAGCATCTGCATGGTGGGAGTAGTTGAGGCAATCACGAGACAAGCATGGCAAGGCCAAGATTACTGAttgggagaagatgaagaagaagatgatgaagggTTACTTCCTTCCCTTCGGCTATATTCAATCTCTGTTCTAGCGACTTCACTCGTTAAGGCAGGGCACAAGATCGGTTGATGATTACATTGAAAAATCTTATCAATTGATAGCCCATAATGATCTATCTGAGATGAAAAAGCAGTTGGTGGTGTCGTATTTGGGAGGATTGCGGCAATCCCTACAGGATGTCCTTAGCCTTCACTCGTTGTGGACAGTTTCTGAAGCATACCAGAGTGCACTTGTCGTAGAGAAGCAACAGAACAGGAGGCCAGTGATCAGAAGCGATCAAAATAATCGAGCAGTTTGCCCTCAAGAACCTCATCCCGCCCAGCAGCCATTGCAGGGTCAGAGTTCTAACTCTAATATTAGATGTTTCAGGTATGGTGAATAAGGGCATAGAGCGACTGAATGCAAGAAGCCTGCTAATCAAAAGGGCAAAACTCTTCTAATTGAGGAAGATgtggaaaaagaaattgaggCAATTGGAGAGCCTGTGTATGATAATGATAAGGATGGAGACGTATTGTAAGGTGATGGCCATGAGACCCTGGTTGTTCACAAGAGTCTACTGACTCCCAAGGGTGATTCAGGGGACGATTGGTTGAGAACCAATATTTTCCAAACGACCTGCACAGTTCAGATAAAGTCTGCAAGATGATCATTGACAGTGGCAGTTGAGAGAACGTGGTTTTTGAATAAGTTGTCCAGAAATTACAGTTGAAGACAGATCGTCATCCTAAGCCATACAAATTGTCATGGCTGAATAAAGGTAGTGAGGTAACAGTATATAGGCGATACCTAGTGTCTTTTTCGATtggcataaaatattttgataatactTTGTGTGATGTCGTATCTATGGATACTTGTCATGTATTGTTAGGCAAGCCTTGGCAGTATGATTGTAGTGTTGTTCACGATGGGCGAAAGAATACATATTCCCTTAGTATTAAGGGGAAGAAGATTGTGTTGGTACCTCATCAGGAAGGAATCACTCCTACCCCAGTAGGCAATAATACTAACATTCTCTCTATGTCCaaatttttaaaagagattgagcGGAAAGTTGTGATTTATGCCCTGTTGCCTTATGGGAATAGTGTAGTAGATGTAAGCCCAGATTTACCAGCAGAGGTGCAGCAGTTGCTAGCAGAGTTTTCTAACCTGATGCCAAAAGATCTTCCTCTTGGGCTACCACCTATGAGGGATATTCAGCATCAGATCAACCTTGTTCCGGGTTCTAGTTTACCAAACCGACTTGCGTATGGTCTTAGTCCCAAGGAATCTGAAGAGTTGCAACACCAAGTGGTAGAGTTATTGGAGAAGGGCTACATCCGTGAGAGCATGAGCCCCTATGCAATCTCTACCCTACTAGTATCGAAGAGAGATGGTTCCTAGGATATGTGTGTTGACAGCCGAACGATCAACAGAACCACAGTGAAGTACAAGTTTCCCATTCCACGCCTAGATGACATGCTGGATCAACTGTCCGGTTCTAAGGTCTTCTCAAAAATTGACTTTAAAAGCAGATACCACAAGATCAGAATAAGACCTGGAGATGAGTGGAAGACTGCGTTTAAAACGCAGCAAGGGTTGTATGAATAgatggtcatgccttttgggctgTTCAATGCGCCCAGTACATTCATGAGGTCTATGCATCAGGTTCTACGGCCTTTTATGGGGAGGTTCATTGTAGTTTACGTCAACGGTATCCTCATCTATAGTCTTACATGGGCATCACACTTTAATCATCTCCAAGCTGTTCTTGATATGTTGAGAACAGAGCGCCTGTTTATCAATCAAAAGAAGTGTTCTTTCTTTACTACTTATGTAacttttcttgattttgttgTGTCTATTGATGGTGTTCATGCATTTCAGTCAAAAATAGATGCGGTCTTGGGGTGGCTTAAACCTAAAACCTTGCATGATGTTAGGAGTTTCCATGGATTGGCGTCCTTTTACCGTTGGTTCATC encodes the following:
- the LOC121242173 gene encoding uncharacterized protein LOC121242173, whose protein sequence is MDTCHVLLGKPWQYDCSVVHDGRKNTYSLSIKGKKIVLVPHQEGITPTPVGNNTNILSMSKFLKEIERKVVIYALLPYGNSVVDVSPDLPAEVQQLLAEFSNLMPKDLPLGLPPMRDIQHQINLVPGSSLPNRLAYGLSPKESEELQHQVVELLEKGYIRESMSPYAISTLLVSKRDGS